Proteins encoded in a region of the Zonotrichia albicollis isolate bZonAlb1 chromosome 22, bZonAlb1.hap1, whole genome shotgun sequence genome:
- the OVCA2 gene encoding esterase OVCA2, with amino-acid sequence MAEARPLRLLALHGYRQSARRLRQRTGALRKALRGRAELVPIDAPHRLPASAEDDPDGDDPPRGWWFSGPGTFEAGEAAAAPAGLEESLSAVAAALAEHGPFDGLLGFSQGAALAAMVCALRARGDPRFPVAFAVLVAAFASRAPAHGHFYREPIALPSLHVVGDTDAVIAAALSRELAQCFVEPVVLSHPGGHFIPAAAAQKKAYLEFLERFCPGQGQAERPEAGEAREGAL; translated from the coding sequence ATGGCGGAGGCGCGGCCGCTGCGGCTGCTGGCGCTGCACGGGTACCGGCAGAGCGCCCGCCGCCTCCGCCAGCGCACCGGCGCGCTCCGCAAGGCCCTGCGCGGCCGCGCCGAGCTGGTGCCCATCGACGCTCCGCACCGCCTGCCCGCCAGCGCTGAGGACGACCCCGATGGGGATGACCCCCCCCGCGGCTGGTGGTTCTCCGGGCCCGGCACGTTCGAGGCGGGCGAAGCGGCCGCGGCTCCGGCGGGGCTGGAGGAGTCTCTGTCGGCCGTGGCGGCGGCGCTGGCGGAGCACGGGCCCTTCGACGGGCTGCTGGGCTTCAGCCAGGGCGCAGCGCTGGCCGCCATGGTGTGCGCGCTGCGGGCCCGCGGCGACCCGCGCTTCCCGGTGGCCTTCGCCGTGCTGGTGGCCGCGTTCGCCAGCCGCGCCCCGGCACACGGACACTTCTACCGGGAGCCCATCGCCCTGCCCTCGCTGCATGTCGTGGGCGACACGGACGCCGTGATCGCAGcggccctgagcagggagctggcGCAGTGCTTCGTGGAGCCCGTGGTGCTCTCGCACCCCGGCGGGCACTTCATTCCCGCGGCTGCGGCGCAGAAGAAAGCCTACCTGGAATTCCTGGAACGCTTCTGCCCCGGGCAGGGCCAGGCCGAGCGCCCAGAGGCTGGGGAGGCTCGAGAAGGGGCTCTATAA